In Cyanobium sp. WAJ14-Wanaka, a single genomic region encodes these proteins:
- a CDS encoding HEPN domain-containing protein, translating to MSPAEDAKLLLRIVRRHLLAMQLNLDPSYPEEEWGFQAQQALEKLLKAKLVLSNLAPKRSHELALLAEQAGEELPNVLLKLQVFAVEARYEEGPFALPADRESLLADFVARLDALETAILDQGEAIQ from the coding sequence ATGTCGCCGGCTGAAGATGCAAAGCTGCTGCTGCGCATTGTGCGCAGGCACCTGTTGGCGATGCAGCTCAATCTTGATCCCAGCTACCCAGAGGAGGAGTGGGGTTTTCAAGCCCAGCAGGCCCTTGAAAAATTGCTGAAGGCGAAGCTGGTGCTCAGTAACCTTGCCCCCAAACGCAGCCATGAGTTGGCCCTGCTGGCTGAGCAAGCTGGAGAGGAGTTGCCAAATGTGCTTCTCAAGCTGCAGGTTTTTGCCGTGGAGGCGCGCTACGAGGAGGGTCCTTTTGCCTTGCCGGCAGATCGCGAGAGTCTCCTGGCTGATTTCGTGGCGAGGCTGGATGCTCTGGAGACAGCCATTCTTGACCAGGGCGAAGCTATCCAATGA
- a CDS encoding NAD-dependent epimerase, giving the protein MTTLVTGAAGFIGAAVCEQLLARGEPVVGLDNLNSYYDPALKQARLDRLQLSFDQGNWQFQRLDLADGAAIAELFVAEKPRAVVHLGAQAGVRYSLENPAAYIQSNLAGFGSILEGCRHHGIGHLVYASSSSVYGGNRAMPFAEQQPVNHPVSLYAATKKANELMAHTYSHLYGLPATGLRFFTVYGPWGRPDMAPMLFAKAILAGEPIKVFNNGAMRRDFTYIDDIVAAVIRCLDKPATADPAFDAAAPDPATSWAPHRVFNIGNSQPVELLRFIELLEHALGREAIKDFQPMQPGDVVATAADTSLLEAWVGFRPATPIELGVRRFADWYRHFYG; this is encoded by the coding sequence ATGACAACTCTCGTAACCGGTGCCGCGGGCTTCATCGGCGCGGCCGTTTGCGAGCAGCTCCTGGCCCGTGGCGAACCGGTGGTGGGCCTCGACAACCTCAACAGCTACTACGACCCTGCCCTGAAACAGGCCCGGCTTGATCGGCTGCAGCTCAGCTTTGACCAAGGCAATTGGCAGTTTCAGCGCCTGGATCTGGCCGATGGCGCCGCCATTGCAGAACTATTTGTCGCCGAAAAGCCCCGGGCGGTTGTGCACCTAGGGGCCCAGGCGGGTGTGCGCTACTCGCTTGAAAATCCCGCCGCCTACATCCAAAGCAACCTGGCGGGGTTTGGTTCCATCCTTGAGGGCTGCCGCCACCACGGCATCGGCCATTTGGTCTATGCCAGCAGCAGTTCGGTCTATGGGGGCAACAGGGCCATGCCCTTTGCCGAGCAGCAGCCGGTAAACCACCCGGTGAGCCTCTATGCGGCCACCAAGAAGGCCAATGAGCTGATGGCCCACACCTACAGCCATCTCTATGGCCTGCCGGCCACGGGGCTGCGTTTTTTCACGGTGTACGGCCCCTGGGGCCGCCCTGACATGGCGCCGATGCTGTTCGCCAAGGCGATCCTGGCGGGCGAACCGATCAAGGTGTTTAACAACGGGGCCATGCGCCGCGATTTCACCTACATCGACGACATCGTCGCTGCCGTGATCCGCTGCCTCGACAAGCCAGCGACGGCCGATCCTGCTTTCGATGCCGCCGCACCTGATCCGGCCACCAGCTGGGCCCCCCATCGGGTCTTCAACATTGGCAACTCCCAGCCCGTTGAGCTGCTCCGCTTCATCGAGCTGCTGGAGCATGCCCTGGGCCGGGAGGCCATCAAGGATTTTCAGCCGATGCAACCGGGCGATGTAGTGGCCACCGCCGCCGACACCTCCCTGCTCGAGGCCTGGGTGGGCTTCAGGCCCGCTACCCCGATTGAGCTAGGGGTGCGGCGCTTTGCAGATTGGTACCGGCATTTTTATGGCTAG
- the hisS gene encoding histidine--tRNA ligase, whose amino-acid sequence MVDLLPEQTAQWQLIEAKARDHFRRAAISEIRTPLLEVTELFSRGIGEATDVVGKEMYTFLDRGERSCTLRPEGTASVVRAAIQHGLLSQGAQRFWYGGPMFRYERPQAGRQRQFHQIGVELLGFADARSDVEAIAVAWDLLADLGVGGLALEINSLGSGADRARYREQLVAWLGARADQLDPDSQARIHTNPLRVLDSKNPQTQALLADAPSLADALDPESQERFAQVQRGLDALAIPYLLNRRLVRGLDYYSHTAFEITSSQLGAQATVCGGGRYDGLVEQLGGPVTPAFGWALGMERLALLLAQAGGLEEEGPAPLDLYVVNRGGAAEAMALPLARQCRAAGLAVEIDASGSAFGKQFKRADRSGARWALVIGEEEALDGVVVLKDLRQSGVSDQRLTPQDLSTWARTQGLGSC is encoded by the coding sequence ATGGTGGATTTGCTGCCCGAGCAAACCGCCCAATGGCAGCTGATTGAGGCCAAGGCCCGCGACCATTTCCGCCGGGCCGCCATTTCTGAAATTCGCACGCCCCTACTGGAGGTAACCGAGCTATTTTCCCGCGGTATTGGCGAGGCCACCGATGTGGTGGGCAAGGAGATGTACACCTTCCTCGACCGTGGTGAGCGCAGTTGCACCCTCAGGCCGGAGGGCACCGCTTCGGTGGTGCGGGCCGCGATTCAACACGGGCTATTAAGTCAGGGGGCCCAGCGGTTTTGGTATGGCGGGCCGATGTTTCGCTATGAACGGCCCCAGGCGGGCCGCCAGCGCCAGTTTCACCAGATCGGTGTGGAGTTGCTGGGTTTTGCCGATGCCCGCAGCGATGTGGAAGCAATTGCCGTGGCCTGGGATTTGCTCGCTGATCTGGGGGTTGGTGGCCTAGCCCTTGAGATCAATTCCCTGGGCAGCGGCGCCGATCGGGCCCGTTACCGCGAGCAATTGGTGGCCTGGCTCGGGGCCCGTGCCGACCAACTCGACCCGGATTCCCAGGCCCGCATCCACACCAATCCCCTGCGGGTGCTCGATTCCAAAAACCCCCAGACCCAGGCCCTTTTGGCCGATGCCCCGAGCCTGGCGGATGCCCTGGACCCAGAAAGCCAGGAGCGCTTTGCCCAGGTGCAGCGGGGCCTGGATGCCCTGGCCATTCCCTATCTGCTCAATCGCCGCCTGGTGCGGGGCCTCGACTACTACAGCCACACCGCCTTTGAGATCACCAGCAGCCAGTTGGGGGCCCAGGCCACCGTCTGCGGTGGCGGTCGCTATGACGGCCTGGTAGAACAGTTGGGTGGGCCGGTTACGCCTGCCTTTGGTTGGGCCCTGGGCATGGAGCGCCTCGCCCTGCTGCTGGCCCAGGCAGGAGGGCTGGAGGAGGAAGGGCCGGCGCCCCTGGATCTCTATGTGGTCAACCGCGGAGGGGCGGCCGAGGCGATGGCGTTGCCCCTGGCCCGCCAATGCCGGGCGGCTGGCCTGGCAGTGGAGATCGATGCCAGTGGTTCGGCCTTTGGCAAGCAGTTCAAGCGGGCCGACCGTTCCGGTGCCCGCTGGGCCCTGGTGATTGGTGAAGAGGAGGCCCTCGATGGGGTGGTGGTGCTTAAGGATTTGCGCCAGTCCGGCGTCAGCGATCAAAGGCTGACGCCGCAGGACCTGTCCACTTGGGCACGCACCCAAGGGTTGGGCAGCTGTTAA
- a CDS encoding LpxI family protein, with protein sequence MGDPSLAIIAGSGVMPRMLSEALTRAGREHLVCFPQGLEVEIEGAEPFYFERSISFFKSLEKRGIQQVVMVGKFHRPKSLNVLRFEAPTLMAAPRILASLRSGDDAALRALAQIIEELGLQVVGIEEVAPNLLTQPGLYAGRVPTEAERADVERAAYIVEAISAVDVGQGAVVAAGLCLATEALPGTDAMLDWISAIRPQLPDAVGSGVLYKGPKLHQDRRMDLPGIGPITVAKAAAAGLTGIAWEARGALLLDAERTMADAERLGLFLWSREPLRR encoded by the coding sequence ATGGGTGATCCGTCGCTTGCCATCATTGCCGGTTCCGGGGTAATGCCACGGATGCTCTCGGAGGCCCTCACCAGGGCTGGCCGGGAGCACCTGGTGTGTTTCCCCCAGGGCCTGGAGGTGGAAATTGAGGGGGCCGAGCCCTTCTATTTCGAGCGCTCGATTTCCTTTTTCAAATCCCTGGAGAAGCGCGGCATCCAGCAGGTGGTGATGGTGGGCAAGTTCCACCGCCCCAAATCCCTAAATGTGCTGCGATTTGAGGCCCCCACCTTGATGGCGGCACCCCGGATCCTGGCCTCCCTGCGCAGTGGTGACGACGCGGCCCTGCGGGCCTTGGCCCAGATCATTGAGGAATTGGGCCTCCAGGTGGTGGGCATAGAAGAGGTGGCCCCCAATCTGCTCACCCAGCCTGGCCTCTATGCAGGCCGGGTACCCACCGAGGCCGAGCGGGCTGATGTGGAGCGGGCGGCCTACATCGTTGAAGCCATCTCCGCTGTGGATGTGGGCCAGGGGGCCGTGGTGGCTGCAGGCCTTTGTTTGGCCACCGAGGCCCTGCCAGGCACCGACGCCATGCTCGATTGGATCTCCGCCATCCGCCCCCAGTTGCCGGATGCGGTGGGATCTGGGGTGCTTTACAAGGGCCCGAAGCTGCACCAGGACCGGCGCATGGACCTGCCCGGGATTGGTCCGATCACGGTGGCCAAAGCCGCCGCAGCAGGCCTCACCGGCATCGCCTGGGAGGCCCGTGGCGCTCTTTTGCTGGATGCGGAGCGAACCATGGCCGATGCGGAGCGGCTGGGGTTGTTTCTCTGGTCGCGGGAACCGCTGAGGCGTTAA
- the hisB gene encoding imidazoleglycerol-phosphate dehydratase HisB, producing the protein MRTGEIHRVTGETEVRVKLNLDGSGLCQVGTGVPFLDHMLHQIASHGLLDLEISAKGDTHIDDHHTNEDVGIAVGQALAQALAERRGIHRFGHFVAPLDEALVQVALDCSGRPHLSYGLQIPAQKIGSYDTELVKEFFAAVANNAGLTLHIRQLDGVNSHHIVEACFKAFARSLRLAVELDPRRAGTVPSSKGVLERAGS; encoded by the coding sequence ATGCGTACCGGCGAAATACACCGCGTCACCGGCGAAACCGAAGTACGCGTAAAACTCAACCTCGATGGCAGCGGCCTTTGCCAGGTGGGTACGGGCGTGCCGTTTCTCGATCACATGCTCCATCAGATCGCCAGCCATGGCCTGCTGGACCTGGAGATCAGCGCCAAGGGTGACACCCACATCGACGACCACCACACCAACGAAGACGTGGGTATTGCCGTGGGTCAGGCCCTGGCCCAAGCCCTGGCGGAACGGCGCGGCATCCACCGCTTCGGCCATTTCGTGGCGCCCCTCGATGAGGCCCTAGTGCAGGTGGCCCTGGATTGCTCCGGCCGGCCCCACCTGAGCTATGGCCTGCAGATTCCTGCCCAAAAGATCGGCAGCTACGACACCGAACTGGTCAAGGAGTTTTTTGCCGCCGTGGCCAACAATGCCGGCCTTACCTTGCACATCCGCCAGCTCGATGGGGTGAATTCGCACCACATCGTGGAGGCCTGCTTTAAGGCCTTCGCCCGGTCCCTGCGGCTGGCCGTGGAATTGGATCCCCGCCGGGCAGGAACAGTGCCCAGCAGCAAGGGCGTGCTGGAGCGGGCCGGCAGCTAG
- a CDS encoding carbon-nitrogen hydrolase: protein MNRTAVNQLRATKLRAALIQQAWVGNRKEMVAATCRAIRAAASQGAQLVLCQELHTSAYFCQQELVERHDLAETIPGPSTTLFGALAQELGIVLVISLFERRAPGLSHNTAVVIERDGSIAGTYRKMHIPDDPGFHEKFYFTPGDQGFEPIATSVGKLGVLICWDQWYPEAARLMTLAGADLLLYPTAIGWSPGDDAEERARQREAWITVQRSHAITNGLPVLAVNRCGSEQDCQFWGSSFAAGPQGELLAQAAIGEESVLLVDLDLERSESVRRWWPFLRDRRIDAYEGLLKRWRD from the coding sequence ATGAACAGAACTGCCGTGAACCAGCTACGGGCGACAAAATTGCGGGCTGCCCTGATCCAGCAGGCCTGGGTAGGCAATCGCAAGGAAATGGTTGCGGCCACCTGTCGGGCCATCCGCGCAGCCGCCAGCCAGGGGGCCCAGCTGGTGCTCTGCCAGGAGCTGCATACCAGCGCCTACTTCTGCCAGCAGGAACTGGTCGAGCGCCACGACCTGGCAGAAACAATTCCCGGCCCCTCCACCACGCTTTTCGGAGCTTTGGCCCAGGAGCTTGGAATAGTGCTGGTGATCAGCCTGTTTGAGAGAAGGGCACCCGGTTTATCCCACAACACGGCAGTCGTAATTGAGCGGGATGGCTCCATTGCCGGCACCTATCGCAAGATGCACATCCCCGATGATCCTGGCTTCCACGAAAAGTTCTATTTCACCCCAGGCGATCAAGGTTTTGAACCAATTGCCACCAGCGTGGGCAAGCTCGGGGTGTTGATTTGCTGGGACCAGTGGTATCCAGAGGCAGCCCGCCTGATGACCCTGGCCGGCGCCGATTTGCTGCTCTATCCCACGGCCATTGGCTGGAGCCCAGGCGACGACGCTGAGGAACGGGCCCGCCAGCGGGAGGCCTGGATCACGGTGCAACGCAGCCATGCCATTACCAATGGTCTGCCGGTGCTGGCGGTAAACCGCTGCGGCAGCGAACAGGACTGCCAATTTTGGGGCAGCAGCTTTGCCGCCGGCCCCCAGGGCGAACTGCTGGCCCAGGCGGCGATAGGAGAGGAAAGCGTGCTGCTGGTGGATCTGGACCTGGAGCGCAGCGAAAGCGTGCGTCGCTGGTGGCCTTTCCTGAGGGATCGGCGCATAGATGCCTACGAAGGCTTACTGAAGCGCTGGCGCGACTAG
- a CDS encoding agmatine/peptidylarginine deiminase, with protein sequence MNALPSAICPRRLPAEWEPVGAVLMAWPRADGDWAPYLKEVRACYMELCAAVMRHAPLLLLSATAEANAQELAHLGKDRLRVCSSPAQDTWSRDYGPITVLQQLGSETETPLLLDFRFNGWGGKYQADGDNQATAAAWRGGAFGGAPLEAVEMVLEGGSIESDGKGTLLTTSTCLLSPERNPQLSQAEIEAALISHLGVERVIWLGHGQLSGDDTDAHIDTLVRFCSPGTLAYVACDDPSDPQAASLKLLEAELQALRTADGEPYRLIPLPWPRARFAPDDGRRLPATYANFLILNGAVLVPSYGYPPRDLAAQTALAKAFPAHTIEAVDCSALLLQHGSLHCATMQIPAAVYQ encoded by the coding sequence GTGAACGCCCTGCCAAGCGCCATTTGCCCTAGGCGGCTTCCGGCCGAATGGGAGCCGGTTGGGGCTGTCCTGATGGCCTGGCCCCGGGCCGATGGCGACTGGGCGCCCTATCTCAAAGAGGTGCGGGCCTGCTACATGGAGCTCTGCGCAGCGGTAATGCGGCATGCGCCACTTTTGCTACTCAGCGCCACAGCCGAGGCCAACGCCCAAGAGTTGGCCCACCTGGGCAAAGATCGGCTAAGGGTGTGCTCAAGCCCCGCCCAGGACACCTGGAGCCGCGATTACGGACCAATCACGGTGCTGCAGCAGCTGGGCAGCGAAACCGAAACTCCCCTACTGCTGGACTTTCGCTTTAACGGCTGGGGCGGCAAATACCAGGCCGATGGCGACAACCAGGCCACCGCGGCTGCCTGGCGTGGGGGCGCCTTCGGCGGGGCCCCGCTGGAGGCGGTGGAGATGGTGCTGGAGGGGGGCAGCATCGAATCCGATGGCAAAGGCACCCTGCTCACCACCAGCACCTGCCTGCTCTCACCCGAGCGCAATCCCCAGCTGAGCCAGGCGGAGATAGAAGCCGCCCTGATCAGCCACCTGGGCGTCGAAAGGGTGATCTGGCTTGGCCATGGCCAACTTTCTGGCGATGACACCGACGCCCACATCGACACCCTGGTGCGCTTCTGCAGTCCGGGCACCTTGGCCTACGTGGCTTGCGACGATCCCAGCGACCCCCAGGCGGCGTCGCTGAAGCTCCTGGAGGCAGAGCTGCAGGCTCTGCGCACCGCCGATGGCGAGCCCTACCGGCTGATTCCCCTGCCCTGGCCCCGGGCCCGCTTCGCCCCAGACGATGGCCGCAGGCTGCCGGCCACCTACGCCAATTTCCTGATCCTCAATGGAGCGGTACTGGTGCCCAGCTACGGCTATCCCCCCAGGGATCTGGCGGCCCAAACGGCCCTGGCAAAAGCTTTCCCCGCCCACACGATCGAAGCCGTCGACTGCTCGGCCCTGCTGCTTCAGCACGGCTCCCTGCATTGCGCCACGATGCAGATTCCTGCGGCTGTTTACCAATGA
- the fabI gene encoding enoyl-ACP reductase FabI — protein MLLDLRGKKALVTGIANNKSIAWGIAQQLHAAGAELGVTYLPDEKGRFEGKVRDLTAPLAPTLFEPLNVQEPAQIEAVFEQVKKQWGSIDVLVHCLAFAGKEELVGDYSAISPEGFARALEVSAYSLAPLCRYAKPLFNDGASVITLSYLGAERAIPNYNVMGVAKAALEASVRYLAAELGPEKQVRVNAISAGPIRTLASSAIGGILDMIHNVEAKAPLGRTVTQEEVGSTAAFLASPLASGITGQVIYVDAGYCITGM, from the coding sequence ATGCTTCTCGATCTGCGCGGCAAGAAGGCCCTGGTCACAGGCATCGCCAACAACAAGTCGATCGCCTGGGGCATCGCCCAGCAGCTGCATGCCGCCGGTGCCGAGTTGGGCGTCACCTATCTGCCCGATGAGAAGGGCCGCTTTGAGGGCAAGGTGCGGGACCTGACCGCCCCCCTAGCTCCGACCCTGTTCGAACCCCTAAACGTGCAGGAGCCAGCCCAGATCGAGGCGGTTTTTGAGCAGGTGAAAAAGCAGTGGGGTTCGATCGATGTGCTGGTGCACTGCCTTGCCTTCGCTGGCAAGGAGGAGCTGGTTGGTGATTATTCCGCCATCAGCCCTGAAGGCTTCGCCCGGGCCCTGGAGGTGAGTGCCTATTCCCTTGCCCCCCTTTGCCGCTACGCCAAGCCCCTGTTCAACGATGGGGCCAGTGTGATCACCCTCAGCTACTTGGGGGCTGAACGCGCCATCCCTAACTACAACGTGATGGGTGTGGCCAAGGCCGCCCTTGAGGCTTCGGTGCGCTACTTGGCCGCTGAGCTGGGCCCCGAAAAGCAGGTGCGGGTAAATGCGATCAGCGCCGGCCCGATCCGCACCCTGGCCAGCAGTGCCATCGGCGGCATCCTCGACATGATCCACAACGTGGAAGCAAAAGCCCCCCTGGGTCGCACCGTCACCCAGGAGGAGGTGGGCTCCACCGCCGCCTTCCTGGCCAGCCCCCTGGCCTCAGGCATCACCGGCCAGGTGATCTATGTGGATGCGGGCTACTGCATCACGGGGATGTGA
- a CDS encoding DegT/DnrJ/EryC1/StrS aminotransferase family protein encodes MQVPPFSLSEQISELGEALDQAVLQVLRSGQYIGGATIAQFETDFAAITQVAHAIGCNSGTDALILALRALGIGPGDEVITASFSFFATAEAISAVGARPVFVDVEESSYLIDLDQLEAAITPATKALIPVHLFGRPVDMERVCALAERHGLKVVEDCAQASGASWAGQPVGSWGDVGCFSFFPTKNLGAAGDGGAVTCRDGQLAQTIRELAVHGMPRRYLHTALGYNSRLDAMQAAVLNVKLPHLGRWVARRQAIAATYRSQLTELVGVQLPEQGPTGHSWNQFVVRVPGCPAAAKACASALNAGATGPAPCIPSADSASFGLPEACCRDWLKQQLQDAGVSTIIYYPIPIHLQPAYADLGYGPGSLPVTERLCAEVLSLPIFPELSSAQQQQVIAVLQKLTAQALIVA; translated from the coding sequence ATGCAAGTGCCTCCGTTCAGTCTCAGCGAGCAAATCAGTGAGCTGGGTGAAGCCCTCGATCAGGCCGTGCTGCAGGTGCTGCGCAGCGGTCAATACATCGGTGGGGCCACGATCGCCCAGTTTGAAACCGACTTCGCCGCCATTACCCAGGTCGCCCATGCGATTGGCTGCAATAGCGGCACCGACGCCCTGATCCTGGCCCTGCGGGCCCTGGGCATCGGCCCGGGTGATGAAGTAATCACGGCCTCCTTCAGCTTCTTTGCCACGGCAGAAGCGATCAGTGCAGTAGGTGCCAGGCCCGTCTTTGTGGATGTGGAGGAAAGCAGCTATTTGATCGATCTCGACCAGCTGGAAGCGGCCATTACCCCTGCCACCAAGGCCCTAATTCCGGTCCATTTATTTGGTCGCCCCGTCGACATGGAACGGGTTTGTGCCCTTGCCGAGCGCCATGGCCTCAAGGTGGTCGAAGACTGCGCCCAGGCCAGTGGCGCCAGCTGGGCTGGCCAGCCCGTTGGCAGCTGGGGGGATGTCGGCTGCTTCAGTTTTTTCCCCACCAAAAATCTTGGTGCTGCGGGGGATGGTGGGGCAGTCACCTGCCGTGATGGCCAGCTCGCCCAGACCATTCGCGAGTTGGCAGTCCATGGCATGCCCAGGCGTTACCTGCATACGGCCCTCGGCTACAACAGCCGCCTCGACGCCATGCAGGCGGCCGTGCTCAACGTCAAGTTGCCCCACCTAGGTCGCTGGGTGGCCCGCCGCCAAGCCATTGCGGCCACCTACCGCAGCCAATTGACCGAGTTGGTGGGGGTGCAGTTGCCTGAGCAGGGCCCGACCGGCCACAGCTGGAACCAATTTGTGGTGCGGGTACCTGGCTGTCCAGCGGCAGCCAAGGCCTGTGCATCTGCCCTTAACGCCGGTGCAACCGGGCCAGCCCCCTGTATTCCCTCAGCCGACAGCGCCAGCTTCGGGCTGCCGGAGGCCTGCTGCCGCGATTGGCTAAAACAGCAGCTCCAAGACGCTGGGGTAAGCACGATCATCTATTACCCCATCCCGATCCATCTGCAGCCCGCCTACGCCGATCTGGGCTACGGGCCCGGCTCCCTGCCCGTCACCGAGCGTCTATGTGCCGAGGTGTTGAGCCTGCCGATCTTCCCGGAACTCAGCAGCGCCCAGCAGCAACAGGTGATTGCCGTGCTTCAAAAGCTGACGGCTCAGGCTTTGATCGTGGCGTAG
- a CDS encoding FAD-binding domain-containing protein — translation MAAERWLFWHRRDLRLSDNLGLAAAAMATPAVTGVFVLDPAVLEPAAGQPPMAPARLWFLSESLKELERSWRLAGSRLVILRGDPTALVPQLAQAIGASVVAWNRDGEPYGRERDRRVAAAVQADGRRVLVDWDQLLVAPEQLKTGGGDPYRVYGPFLRNWRGQVEQLTVQGALNPLPAPAGLQDLPTDLATEALSVLPLVGPELNHGFRGMEICPCRPGEGAAQEQLQTFSLGGATGRGRSAALLGYEPGRNIPSEAGTSGLSAALNFGTISPRQAWSAAQESRLAVEAMGGGAEALHSIEVWEQELAWREFYQQALFHFPELADGPYRAQWRQFPWENDRERLAAWQEGRTGMPIIDAAMRQLLESGWMHNRCRMIVASYLVKDLICDWQLGEATFMEHLVDGDLAANNGGWQWSASSGMDPKPLRIFNPATQAAKFDPEATYIRTWLPELAKVDTASLISGEIAPLERGSYPGLIVSHKHQQAHFKALYATIKA, via the coding sequence ATGGCTGCTGAGCGCTGGCTGTTCTGGCACCGCCGCGACCTGCGGCTAAGCGACAACCTGGGACTGGCCGCGGCGGCCATGGCAACGCCAGCTGTTACGGGCGTTTTTGTGCTGGATCCGGCCGTCCTCGAGCCCGCAGCAGGCCAGCCCCCCATGGCACCGGCGCGGCTCTGGTTTTTAAGCGAGAGCCTCAAGGAACTGGAGCGCAGCTGGCGGTTGGCCGGCAGTCGCCTGGTGATCCTGCGGGGTGACCCCACGGCCTTGGTGCCCCAATTGGCCCAGGCCATCGGTGCGTCAGTGGTCGCCTGGAATCGGGATGGCGAACCCTACGGACGCGAGCGGGATCGCAGGGTGGCGGCAGCTGTTCAGGCAGATGGCCGCAGGGTGCTCGTCGACTGGGATCAACTGCTGGTGGCACCGGAGCAGCTGAAAACCGGCGGCGGTGATCCCTATCGGGTTTATGGCCCCTTCCTGCGCAACTGGCGCGGCCAGGTGGAACAACTGACGGTCCAGGGGGCCCTCAATCCCCTGCCGGCGCCGGCGGGACTGCAGGACCTACCGACCGACTTGGCTACCGAAGCCCTATCGGTCCTACCCCTGGTGGGCCCGGAGCTGAACCATGGCTTTAGGGGGATGGAGATCTGCCCCTGCCGCCCCGGAGAGGGGGCCGCCCAGGAGCAATTGCAGACCTTCAGCCTTGGTGGCGCCACTGGCAGAGGTCGCTCGGCCGCCCTGCTCGGCTACGAACCGGGTCGCAATATCCCCTCGGAAGCGGGCACCTCCGGCCTCAGTGCGGCCCTCAATTTCGGCACCATTAGCCCGCGCCAGGCCTGGTCAGCGGCCCAGGAGTCACGCCTGGCGGTGGAGGCCATGGGCGGCGGCGCAGAGGCCCTCCATTCGATTGAGGTGTGGGAGCAGGAGCTGGCCTGGCGCGAGTTTTACCAGCAGGCCCTCTTCCACTTCCCCGAGCTCGCCGATGGCCCCTACCGGGCCCAGTGGCGCCAATTCCCCTGGGAAAACGATCGGGAGCGGCTGGCGGCCTGGCAGGAGGGGCGCACTGGCATGCCGATCATTGATGCGGCGATGCGGCAACTGCTCGAGAGCGGCTGGATGCACAACCGTTGCCGAATGATCGTGGCCTCCTACCTGGTCAAAGACCTGATCTGCGACTGGCAGCTGGGGGAGGCAACCTTCATGGAGCACCTGGTGGATGGGGATCTGGCCGCCAACAACGGCGGCTGGCAGTGGAGTGCCAGTAGCGGCATGGATCCCAAGCCCCTGCGAATTTTCAACCCCGCCACCCAGGCCGCCAAATTCGACCCCGAGGCCACCTACATCCGCACCTGGCTGCCGGAGTTGGCCAAGGTCGATACGGCCTCCCTGATTTCCGGGGAGATCGCTCCGCTGGAGCGGGGCAGCTATCCGGGCCTAATCGTGAGCCACAAGCATCAGCAGGCCCATTTCAAGGCGCTCTACGCCACGATCAAAGCCTGA
- a CDS encoding NUDIX domain-containing protein, which produces MAPLPAPEPARLIETTASLEARKLRFEVNRVELPMGVEGSFGLIRHPGASLAVPVLDDGRLVLLRQYRFAVAARLLEFPAGTLDPGETPLSTMQRELQEEAGYSASRWDPLGAMLPCPGYSDEVIHLFLARELSLLSERPPGDDDEDLEVLLMEPAQLDEVLASGTEYLDGKSVTAWLRAKQLLGI; this is translated from the coding sequence ATGGCGCCCCTACCTGCCCCCGAGCCCGCGCGCCTGATCGAAACCACGGCCAGCCTCGAGGCCCGCAAACTGCGCTTCGAAGTGAACCGGGTTGAGCTGCCGATGGGGGTGGAGGGCAGCTTTGGCCTGATTCGCCACCCAGGGGCATCCCTAGCCGTGCCCGTACTCGATGACGGCCGCTTGGTGTTGCTGCGCCAGTACCGCTTTGCAGTGGCCGCGCGCCTCCTGGAATTTCCCGCCGGCACCCTGGATCCGGGTGAAACACCCCTGAGCACCATGCAGCGCGAACTGCAGGAAGAAGCCGGCTACAGCGCCAGCCGCTGGGACCCCCTGGGCGCCATGCTCCCTTGCCCGGGCTATTCCGATGAGGTAATCCATCTGTTTTTGGCCAGGGAGCTTTCCCTACTGAGCGAACGTCCCCCCGGCGATGACGACGAAGACCTCGAAGTGCTGCTGATGGAGCCGGCCCAGTTGGATGAGGTGCTGGCCAGTGGCACTGAATACCTCGATGGCAAAAGCGTGACCGCCTGGCTGCGGGCCAAACAATTGCTGGGGATCTAA